A segment of the Nitrospirota bacterium genome:
AATCGCCTATAACAAAGAGATATGCAGGTACAGGGCTTGGGCTGTGCATTTCAAAGAGGCTTGTTGAGCTTCATGGCGGGAGGATCTGGGTTGAGAGTGAAGTTGGCAGGGGAAGCAGGTTTGTATTTACAATACCAACCCACTTTCAAAGTATAGCCTCATAAATGCGCTATGTTTTATATAATTCCCCAAAAACATCTCCGTGGCGTGTTATAAAATTAGCTTATTATGTTTATCCTCGGCATAGATACATCCTGTGATGACACATCGGCTTCGATAGTCGAAGATGGCCATAAAATTTTCTCTAACGTTGTATCAAGTCAAAGCGAAATTCATAAAAAATACGGTGGCATTGTCCCTGAGCTTGCATCAAGGCGTCATATAGAAATGATATGGCCTGTTGTTGATGAGGCTATAAAAGGAGCCGGCATGGGTATTGAGGATATATCTGCTATTGCAGTATGTCATGGCCCTGGCCTTATAGGCTCTCTCCTTATTGGTGTGTCCTTTGCCAAGGCAGTTGCCTATGCAAAAAGTCTTCGATTGGTTGCTGTAAATCATCTCGAGGGACATATCTTTACTGCAATGCTTTCAGAGCAAAGACCTGAATTTCCATTCCTATCTCTAATTGTTTCCGGAGGGCATACAGTTCTTTACAGGGTTGATGGATTTGGCATTTATAGAGAGCTTGGCAGGACAAGGGACGATGCAGCAGGAGAGGCATATGATAAGGTTGCAAAGCTTCTCGGCCTGGGCTATCCAGGCGGGCCTATTATTGACAGTCTTTCAGTTAAAGGAGATGGCAATGCAATACCATTTCCGAGGGCCTATCTGCCAGGGAGTCTCGATTTTAGTTTCAGCGGCCTGAAGACCGCTGTCCTGAACCATCTGAAAGAAAATCCAGGCTCACGTAAAGAAGACATAGCAGCGAGCTTTCAGGCAGCAGTTGTTGAAGTCCTAATTGAAAAGACTATTGATACTGCAAAGAGAGAATCAATGAAAAGAGTTGCCCTCTCAGGAGGTGTGTCTGCAAACAGTGCCCTGCGGGCTGCTATGAAACAAAGGGGCTCTGAGGAAGGAATAGAGGTTTATCTGCCATTGCCAGAGTTCTGTACAGACAATGCGGCTATGATAGCAGCCGCTGGATATTATCACTTTGTTAATGAGAAGTTTGCGACCTTTGACTTAAATCCCAGGGCCTATCTGCCTCTTTAGTCAGCCCCTTACTTGCACCTCCGGGGTGCAAGTAAGGGGCTCATACGCCTGGGCCATAAATTGATGGCGATGTATAATAGAAGTCCGATGCTGAGGGCTGAATCAGCAATGTTAAATGCAGGCCAGTGGAGATTCCCGATGTGGAAGTCAATAAAATCAACAACATGGCCGAGTGTAAGCCTGTCTATGAAATTTCCTAAAGCCCCTCCGAGGACTAAGGAAAGAAGAAAAATCTCCGATCTCTGTGTTAACTTAATGATGTAGATGGCTATAAAAGTTATTGCGATGACAGAGATAATTATAAACAGGTCATTGCCGAGGCTTGAAAAGAGGCTAAAGGCAGCGCCTTTGTTTTTTACATTTACAATCTGAAGCACAGGCAGTATTTTAATTGCCTCGTAGGGTCTTACATATGCTTCAATGAGATGTTTCGTTACCTGATCCAAAACCACCACTGTCAGGGAAACCGCAGATATGAAAAGCCCGTTTCGCTTCAGTGAATCCTTGATATTTAAATGTTTCATCCCTTTAACACCTTATAACATCTCCCGCACAACTCAGGATAATCTTCGTATTTGCCAACATCGAGGCTCCAGTTCCAGCAGCGCTCGCATTTATGCCCCGGTGCTTTTTCGATAGCTATTGCCAGCCCATCAATTTCTGAACTCACATAAGCATCATGAGGGGCTTTCCCATCCTTGAAGATTTCTATTGATGAGACTATGAAAAGCGCAGGGAGAAAAGTTGTGTATTCTTTGAGTAAATTGTATTTGGCATCAGAAAGAAAAAGGGTAATTTTTGCCTCAAGGGAATTTCCGATAAATTTTTCCTGCCGTTTTAATTCCAGGGCCTTATTGACTTCATCCCTTATTTTAAGCAGGCCCTCCCATTTCTTCTCGAGTTTCTCATCCAGAAATTCTTGCTCTACCTCAGGAAACTCTGACAGAAAAACACTTTCCTCCTTTTCTTTAATAAAACCCCATATCTCTTCTGCTGTAAATGAAAGGATTGGCGCCATCATCTTTGTGAGTGCAACAAGAACTTTGTAAATGACCCATTGTGAAGCCCGCCGTTCTTGTGAGTTAGCCTTAAAGGTATACAGCCTGTCTTTCAATATATCCAGGTAAAAAGAACTCATATCTATTACGCAGAAGTTGTATATTGAGTGGAAGACTTCGTGAAATTCAAAATTTTCATAGGCCCTGTTAACCCTCTGGATAAGCCTCTGCAGCTTGCTCATGGCAAGCCTGTCAATTTCAAGAAGAGATTTTCTGTCGATAGAAGAGGTGTAATCAAAGTCATAGATGTTGCCCAGCAAAAACCTGCATGTATTTCTAATCTTTCTGTAGGCCTCTACAAGGCGTTCAAGGATTTCCTTTGAAATCCTCATGTCCTCTCGATAGTCAGCAGCCGATGCCCAGAGCCTCAGTATCTCTGCTCCGTGTTTGCTTATGACTTCCTGAGGTGAAATGACGTTCCCCAATGACTTAGACATCTTCTTCCCCTGACCGTCAACAACAAAGCCATGGGTCAGGACTGCCTTGTAAGGGGACATATCCCTTGTACCTGTGGAGCATAGCAGGGAGCTCTGAAACCATCCCCTGTGCTGGTCGCTTCCCTCAAGGTATAAATTAGATGGCCAGGACAGTCTCTTATCAGCCTCTACAACAGCGGCATGGCTTACACCTGAGTCAAACCACACATCCATAATATCCTGCTCTTTAATAAAATCAGAACCACCGCAGCTTTTACACCTGTAACCTTCTGGTAGAAGTTCTGTTGCGCTTTTTATAAACCATATATCAGCACCTGCCTTTTCAACTTCAGATACTATCCTCTCGATAGCCTCACGGTCCATTAAAAAATTTTTGCAACTCTTGCATCTGAATACTGTTATTGGAACGCCCCATGCCCTCTGCCTTGAAATGCACCAGTCAGGCCTGTTCTCAACCATGCCATAAATTCTCTCTCTGCCCCACCTGGGAATCCAGTTGACTTTATCAATCTCAGAAAGGGCTTTTTTCCGTAAATCGTTTTTTTCCATGGATATAAACCACTGTTCTGTAGCGCGAAAGATTACAGGTTTTTTACATCTCCAGCAGTGGGGATAGGAATGGGTGATTTTCTCAGAAGCCAAAAGGGCATCCTTGCTTTTAAGCAAATCAATGATTTCTTGATTTGCCTTGAATACATTTTGTCCAGCGAAGTCTTTTATCTCTTCTGTAAAACAACCTTTATCATCAACCGGTGCGTATATGTCGAGGCCGTAT
Coding sequences within it:
- the tsaD gene encoding tRNA (adenosine(37)-N6)-threonylcarbamoyltransferase complex transferase subunit TsaD, which codes for MFILGIDTSCDDTSASIVEDGHKIFSNVVSSQSEIHKKYGGIVPELASRRHIEMIWPVVDEAIKGAGMGIEDISAIAVCHGPGLIGSLLIGVSFAKAVAYAKSLRLVAVNHLEGHIFTAMLSEQRPEFPFLSLIVSGGHTVLYRVDGFGIYRELGRTRDDAAGEAYDKVAKLLGLGYPGGPIIDSLSVKGDGNAIPFPRAYLPGSLDFSFSGLKTAVLNHLKENPGSRKEDIAASFQAAVVEVLIEKTIDTAKRESMKRVALSGGVSANSALRAAMKQRGSEEGIEVYLPLPEFCTDNAAMIAAAGYYHFVNEKFATFDLNPRAYLPL
- the lspA gene encoding signal peptidase II, which gives rise to MKHLNIKDSLKRNGLFISAVSLTVVVLDQVTKHLIEAYVRPYEAIKILPVLQIVNVKNKGAAFSLFSSLGNDLFIIISVIAITFIAIYIIKLTQRSEIFLLSLVLGGALGNFIDRLTLGHVVDFIDFHIGNLHWPAFNIADSALSIGLLLYIAINLWPRRMSPLLAPRRCK
- the ileS gene encoding isoleucine--tRNA ligase; amino-acid sequence: SIYVKFALKEDAIAKVLPSLSGKMVSILIWTTTPWTLPANLALAVHPDITYVAAEINGEVAIIAEERIEPLRETLSLKGVLHRFKGAVLEGGKAKHPFIERDSKIILGDFVSLAEGTGIVHIAPGHGEDDYEAGLKYGLDIYAPVDDKGCFTEEIKDFAGQNVFKANQEIIDLLKSKDALLASEKITHSYPHCWRCKKPVIFRATEQWFISMEKNDLRKKALSEIDKVNWIPRWGRERIYGMVENRPDWCISRQRAWGVPITVFRCKSCKNFLMDREAIERIVSEVEKAGADIWFIKSATELLPEGYRCKSCGGSDFIKEQDIMDVWFDSGVSHAAVVEADKRLSWPSNLYLEGSDQHRGWFQSSLLCSTGTRDMSPYKAVLTHGFVVDGQGKKMSKSLGNVISPQEVISKHGAEILRLWASAADYREDMRISKEILERLVEAYRKIRNTCRFLLGNIYDFDYTSSIDRKSLLEIDRLAMSKLQRLIQRVNRAYENFEFHEVFHSIYNFCVIDMSSFYLDILKDRLYTFKANSQERRASQWVIYKVLVALTKMMAPILSFTAEEIWGFIKEKEESVFLSEFPEVEQEFLDEKLEKKWEGLLKIRDEVNKALELKRQEKFIGNSLEAKITLFLSDAKYNLLKEYTTFLPALFIVSSIEIFKDGKAPHDAYVSSEIDGLAIAIEKAPGHKCERCWNWSLDVGKYEDYPELCGRCYKVLKG